One segment of Anaerolineales bacterium DNA contains the following:
- a CDS encoding 1-acyl-sn-glycerol-3-phosphate acyltransferase produces MYFFVRKVVSILLHAVSKATVIGVENVPPEGPFLLTPNHLSQIDTPFVLAAIPRRMGVFAARKYRKNPFLRVLFETMGCIWVRQFEADREALRQAIHFLKNGGALGVAPEGTRSRETHALLPGRGGAALLASRSGVPVLPVAIWGTEMFVSDLLHLRRGSVFMRIGQPHRLEVNPRAKAAELDTATDDLMCAIAALLPPRYRGVYADHPRLKAWLDRAER; encoded by the coding sequence ATGTATTTTTTCGTGCGCAAGGTGGTGAGCATTCTGCTGCATGCGGTCTCGAAGGCGACCGTCATCGGGGTCGAGAACGTCCCCCCCGAAGGCCCGTTCCTGCTGACACCCAATCACTTGAGCCAGATCGACACGCCCTTCGTCCTGGCGGCGATCCCGCGCCGGATGGGCGTCTTCGCCGCCAGAAAATACCGAAAAAACCCGTTTCTGCGGGTGCTATTTGAGACGATGGGCTGCATCTGGGTCCGCCAATTCGAGGCGGACCGCGAAGCCCTGCGTCAGGCGATTCACTTTCTGAAAAACGGCGGGGCGCTCGGCGTCGCGCCGGAAGGGACGCGCAGTCGCGAGACTCATGCCCTGCTCCCCGGCCGGGGCGGCGCCGCGCTTCTGGCGAGCCGCTCGGGAGTCCCGGTTTTGCCGGTGGCCATCTGGGGGACCGAGATGTTCGTCAGCGACCTGCTTCACCTGCGCCGCGGATCGGTGTTCATGCGGATCGGACAGCCGCACCGTCTGGAGGTGAATCCACGGGCCAAAGCCGCGGAGTTGGATACGGCGACGGACGATCTGATGTGCGCCATCGCCGCCCTGCTACCCCCGCGTTACCGCGGAGTGTACGCCGATCATCCGCGGCTGAAAGCCTGGCTGGATAGGGCGGAACGGTGA